One Oryza glaberrima chromosome 10, OglaRS2, whole genome shotgun sequence DNA segment encodes these proteins:
- the LOC127752423 gene encoding protein GRAVITROPIC IN THE LIGHT 1, whose amino-acid sequence MVLPGSKESQNYDSNNQKVHPQPIDENMNQNMGSMDTMIGRIFNNISSLKSAYIQLQEAHTPYDPDKIQAADQLVIEELTKLSELKHAYREKNPKPVAATPQDARLLSEIQEQQNLLKTYEVMVKKFQSQIQTRDTEITHLQQQIDEAKLRKSKLEKKLKQRGLLNKESEESDDEDNYFSIELTPSLFTSAVDNAYQSIHDFSKPLINMMKAAGWDLDAAANAIEPAVIYTRRAHKKYAFESYICQRMFGGFQEESFSVKAANITVSNEAFFHQFLAVRAMDPLDVLSQNPDSVFGKFCRSKYLLLVHPKMEGSFFGNMDQRNYVMSGGHPRTPFYQAFLKLAKSIWLLHRLAYSFDPKVKVFQVKKGSDFSEIHMESVVKNIILDEGAERPKVGLMVMPGFLIGTSVIQSRVYLSGVKSAD is encoded by the coding sequence ATGGTACTGCCAGGCTCTAAGGAGTCTCAAAATTATGATAGCAACAACCAGAAGGTTCATCCTCAACCAATTGACGAAAACATGAATCAGAACATGGGCTCAATGGACACCATGATTGGAAGGATATTCAACAATATATCCTCTTTAAAGTCTGCATACATTCAGCTGCAGGAAGCTCACACCCCATATGACCCAGACAAGATCCAGGCTGCAGATCAGCTTGTCATAGAGGAGCTCACGAAGCTCTCAGAGCTCAAGCATGCTTACAGAGAAAAGAATCCTAAGCCTGTAGCGGCAACACCTCAAGATGCACGGCTGCTTTCTGAAATACAAGAGCAACAGAACTTGCTGAAGACATATGAGGTCATGGTAAAGAAGTTCCAGTCCCAGATCCAGACTAGAGATACTGAGATAACACATTTACAGCAGCAAATCGATGAGGCTAAACTTCGGAAATCAAAGCTTGAGAAGAAACTGAAACAAAGGGGCTTACTCAACAAGGAATCTGAGGAATCTGATGATGAAGACAACTACTTTTCCATCGAGTTGACACCAAGTTTATTTACATCTGCTGTTGATAATGCATACCAATCTATACATGATTTTTCAAAGCCTTTGATCAACATGATGAAAGCTGCAGGGTGGGATCTTGATGCTGCTGCTAATGCAATTGAACCTGCTGTGATTTACACAAGGAGGGCTCACAAAAAGTATGCTTTCGAGTCATATATTTGCCAAAGAATGTTTGGTGGTTTCCAAGAAGAGAGCTTTTCTGTTAAGGCTGCTAACATTACTGTTTCCAATGAGGCTTTCTTCCATCAGTTCCTTGCAGTACGAGCCATGGATCCTTTGGATGTCTTGAGCCAAAATCCTGATTCGGTTTTTGGGAAGTTTTGCAGAAGCAAGTACCTATTACTTGTGCACCCAAAAATGGAAGGCTCTTTCTTTGGTAACATGGATCAGAGAAATTATGTAATGAGCGGTGGCCATCCGAGGACACCTTTCTATCAAGCATTTCTGAAGTTAGCGAAGTCGATATGGTTACTGCACAGGCTGGCATACTCCTTTGATCCAAAAGTCAAGGTCTTTCAAGTGAAGAAGGGGAGTGACTTCTCCGAAATTCACATGGAAAGTGTTGTCAAGAACATCATCCTAGATGAAGGTGCAGAGAGGCCTAAAGTTGGCCTAATGGTGATGCCTGGGTTCTTGATTGGGACTAGTGTCATACAATCTCGGGTGTATCTTTCAGGTGTCAAGTCTGCTGATTGA
- the LOC127753195 gene encoding uncharacterized protein LOC127753195, producing MASATAAGDASAAAFWTACPHCCYVHSYPRHYAGRRLRCPTAACRRAFSAAELPAAPPIVPGTDMYFCTWAFFPVGPPAAAADGWAPFTPFNSAPTPSPPPATAAAPAPAPARAGGPTSRRKMCVSLKGRARVEAEQEELEEEEEAAAAATIIDLEPEVQEGGIGEKGFTGINLNESVELSELGFRDDEIELFTAMS from the coding sequence atggcctccgccaccgccgccggcgacgcctccgccgcggcgttcTGGACGGCGTGCCCGCACTGCTGCTACGTCCACTCCTACCCGCGCCACTAcgccgggcgccgcctccgctgcccgaccgccgcctgccgccgcgccttctccgccgccgagctccccgccgcgccgcccatcGTCCCGGGCACCGACATGTACTTCTGCACCTGGGCCTTCTTCCCGGTCggcccccccgccgccgccgccgacgggtgGGCCCCCTTCACCCCCTTCAACTCCGCCCcgaccccctcccctccccccgccaccgccgccgcccccgcccccgcccccgctcgCGCCGGTGGCCCCACGTCGAGGAGGAAGATGTGCGTGTCCCTCAAGGGGAGGGCCCGCGTGGAGGCGGAGCaggaggagttggaggaggaggaggaggccgcggccgccgccaccatcatcgATCTCGAGCCGGAGGTGCAGGAGGGCGGGATTGGCGAGAAGGGCTTCACCGGCATCAACCTCAACGAGTCGGTGGAGCTGAGCGAGCTGGGGTTCCGCGACGACGAGATCGAGCTCTTCACCGCCATGTCCTGA